A single window of Oreochromis aureus strain Israel breed Guangdong linkage group 5, ZZ_aureus, whole genome shotgun sequence DNA harbors:
- the LOC120440228 gene encoding uncharacterized protein KIAA0754-like, translated as MRLPPWQPLLLGVFFIGGEFFHRRLLLTYWTLHCREDGALLHLLSFLRCPLCRQTKDRQRCIHITRSTIIFATCSYRITIFTSGSTIYSRSAARGGAQRAGGARVAAGGGAQRAGGARVAAGGGAQRAGGARVAAGGGAQRAGGARVASCGARRSRRRSSASGGSPRRQLWSASQPEEELSERGEPASPTVELSEPGELSEPGELSERGEPASQPEEELSEQEEPASPTVELSEREEPASPTVELSEPAELSERREPAPPEEELCEPEPEFGEREERLPSREGPGGPEKRAPPELELQGPELQQRRAGARRARGVPAIERGARQAGGARTAIGGRRAGGIRSVYAGGQCAGSTSSAPSTPSTSSAPSTPSTSSAPGVMGCSTLSPARAATLLLPDPWPPAGAAAPQPLDAWQATRDAAPPPLDQWQAPRTVSSLLLDPWPSAGDPAFPPMD; from the exons ATGCGGCTGCCTCCCTGGCAGCCCTTGCTGCTTGGTGTTTTCTTCATAGGCGGAGAGTTTTTCCACCGCCGCTTGCTGCTCACCTATTGGACCCTCCACTGCAGGGAAGACGGCGCCCTACTCCATCTCCTCTCATTCCTTCGATGTCCTCTGTGTCGGCAGACAAAGGATCGGCAGCGCTG CATCCACATCACCCGCTCGACCATCATCTTCGCCACCTGCAGCTACCGCATCACCATCTTCACCTCCGGATCAACCATCTATAGCCGCTCCGCAGCCAGAggaggagctcagcgagcggGGGGAGCCCGCGTCGCAGCCGGAggaggagctcagcgagcggGGGGAGCCCGCGTCGCAGCCGGAggaggagctcagcgagcggGGGGAGCCCGCGTCGCAGCCGGAggaggagctcagcgagcggGGGGAGCCCGCGTCGCCAGCTGTGGAGCGCGTCGCAGCCGGAggaggagctcagcgagcggGGGGAGCCCGCGTCGCCAGCTGTGGAGCGCGTCGCAGCCGGAggaggagctcagcgagcggGGGGAGCCCGCCTCGCCGACTGTGGAGCTCAGCGAGCCGGGGGAGCTCAGCGAGCCGGGGGAGCTCAGCGAGCGGGGGGAGCCCGCGTCGCAGCCGGAGGAGGAGCTCAGCGAGCAGGAGGAGCCCGCCTCGCCGACTGTGGAGCTCAGCGAGCGGGAGGAGCCCGCCTCGCCGACTGTGGAGCTCAGCGAGCCGGCGGAGCTCAGCGAGCGGAGGGAGCCCGCACCACCTGAGGAGGAGCTCTGTGAGCCGGAGCCGGAATTCGGCGAGCGGGAGGAGCGGCTACCGTCAAGAGAGGGGCCCGGCGGGCCGGAGAAGCGCGCACCGCCTGAGCTGGAGCTGCAGGGGCCGGAGCTGCAGCAGAGGCGAGCAGGAGCTCGGCGAGCAAGAGGAGTGCCCGCCATCGAGAGAGGGGCTCGGCAGGCCGGAGGAGCGCGCACAGCCATCGGAGGTCGGCGGGCGGGAGGAATCCGATCAGTCTACGCGGGGGGTCAGTGTGCAGGGTCCACGTCCAGCGCGCCCTCCACGCCGTCCACGTCCAGCGCGCCCTCCACGCCGTCCACGTCCAGCGCGCCGGGCGTCATGGGCTGTTCTACTCTGTCGCCCGCCAGAGCTGCAACACTGCTGCTACCGGATCCGTGGCCGCCCGCCGGAGCTGCAGCGCCGCAACCACTGGACGCCTGGCAGGCCACCAGAGATGCAGCACCGCCGCCACTGGATCAGTGGCAGGCCCCCAGAACTGTTTCGTCGCTGCTGCTGGACCCATGGCCGTCCGCCGGAGATCCAGCGTTTCCACCGATGGACTGA